One window of the Herbiconiux sp. L3-i23 genome contains the following:
- a CDS encoding glycoside hydrolase family 1 protein produces MDYRELAPFPDGFLWGASTSAYQTEGGWDADGKGPSVIDARTDFPEGTTDYRDGVDHYHRFRDDVALFAELGLKAYRFSVSWSRVIPDGDGEVNPAGIRFYRELLTELRHAGITPVVTLYHFDLPQALQEKGGWSSRATADAFVRYARVLFEELGDLAPYWLTINEQNMMIMLGAMLGSGTTGDRRDIWQQNHHMLVAQAEVMALAHELLPEAKIGPAPNIACVYPATPHPFDVIAAADFTAIRNWLYLDVAVKGVYNPTAWAFLVERGWQPEFAEGDAEKLAAAKPDFIAFNYYTSHTVAAPKGDGTDIRDNGDQHIVLGEEGVYRGADNPNLPRNQFNWEIDPVGFRTTFREIYDRYRLPLLVTENGLGAFDELTADGRVHDDYRIEYLEQHIRQIQYAITDGVEVMGYCPWSAIDLISTHQGIRKRYGFIYVDRDEFDLKQLARHRKDSFFWYQELIRGNALPERASVAEGR; encoded by the coding sequence ATGGACTACCGCGAACTCGCCCCGTTCCCCGACGGCTTCCTCTGGGGCGCCTCGACCTCCGCCTATCAGACCGAGGGGGGCTGGGACGCCGACGGCAAGGGACCGTCGGTGATCGACGCCCGCACCGACTTCCCCGAGGGCACCACCGACTACCGCGACGGTGTCGACCATTACCACCGCTTCCGAGACGATGTCGCGCTCTTCGCGGAGCTCGGTCTCAAGGCGTACCGGTTCTCGGTGTCGTGGAGTCGCGTCATCCCCGACGGCGACGGCGAGGTCAACCCCGCCGGTATCCGCTTCTATCGCGAACTGCTCACCGAACTGCGCCACGCCGGCATCACCCCGGTCGTCACGCTCTACCACTTCGACCTGCCGCAGGCGCTGCAGGAGAAGGGCGGATGGTCATCGCGCGCCACCGCCGACGCGTTCGTGCGCTACGCGAGGGTGCTGTTCGAGGAGCTGGGCGACCTCGCGCCCTACTGGCTCACCATCAACGAGCAGAACATGATGATCATGCTCGGCGCCATGCTCGGCAGCGGCACCACCGGCGACCGCCGCGACATCTGGCAGCAGAACCACCACATGCTCGTCGCCCAGGCCGAGGTGATGGCGCTGGCCCACGAGCTGCTGCCCGAGGCGAAGATCGGCCCCGCACCGAACATCGCGTGCGTCTACCCGGCGACACCGCATCCCTTCGACGTGATCGCCGCGGCCGACTTCACCGCCATCCGCAACTGGCTCTACCTCGACGTCGCGGTGAAGGGCGTCTACAACCCGACCGCGTGGGCGTTCCTCGTGGAGCGGGGCTGGCAGCCCGAGTTCGCAGAGGGCGACGCCGAGAAGCTCGCGGCCGCGAAGCCCGACTTCATCGCCTTCAACTACTACACCTCGCACACGGTGGCCGCGCCGAAGGGCGACGGCACCGACATCCGCGACAACGGGGATCAGCACATCGTGCTCGGCGAGGAGGGCGTCTACCGCGGTGCCGACAACCCGAACCTGCCGCGCAACCAGTTCAACTGGGAGATCGACCCGGTCGGATTCCGCACCACGTTCCGCGAGATCTACGACCGATACCGCCTGCCGCTGCTCGTCACCGAGAACGGGCTCGGCGCGTTCGACGAGCTCACCGCCGACGGGCGGGTGCACGACGACTACCGCATCGAGTACCTCGAGCAGCACATCCGACAGATCCAGTACGCCATCACCGACGGGGTCGAGGTCATGGGGTACTGCCCGTGGTCGGCGATCGACCTGATCTCGACGCACCAGGGCATCCGCAAGCGCTACGGCTTCATCTACGTCGACCGCGACGAGTTCGACCTGAAGCAGCTCGCCCGGCACCGGAAGGACAGCTTCTTCTGGTACCAGGAGCTCATCCGCGGCAACGCGCTGCCTGAGCGGGCGTCCGTCGCCGAAGGTCGTTGA
- a CDS encoding PTS glucose transporter subunit IIA — protein MSDNAPDHIITDAGSAQSTRTIVAPVAGAVVAREAIGDPVFSSGAMGEGAGIHPTDGTVIAPIAGEVIAAMPHAYGISGGGVEVLVHIGIDTVEMGGTGFTSAVTTGQKVEPGDVLATVDFGAVRAAGFDTTVVVVVTNSAALGGVDATVAASVDAGEPLLTVGL, from the coding sequence ATGTCTGACAACGCACCCGACCACATCATCACCGACGCGGGATCGGCCCAGTCGACCCGGACGATCGTCGCCCCTGTCGCCGGCGCGGTGGTCGCCCGTGAGGCGATCGGCGACCCCGTCTTCTCGTCGGGGGCGATGGGGGAGGGCGCGGGTATCCACCCGACCGACGGCACCGTTATCGCACCCATCGCCGGCGAGGTGATCGCGGCGATGCCGCACGCCTACGGCATCTCCGGCGGGGGAGTGGAGGTGCTCGTGCACATCGGCATCGACACCGTCGAGATGGGCGGCACGGGCTTCACGAGTGCGGTGACCACCGGTCAGAAGGTCGAACCGGGTGATGTGCTCGCCACCGTCGATTTCGGCGCCGTCCGCGCGGCCGGCTTCGACACCACCGTGGTGGTCGTCGTCACCAACAGCGCTGCCCTTGGCGGAGTCGACGCCACGGTCGCCGCATCGGTCGACGCCGGCGAGCCGCTGCTCACCGTGGGGCTCTGA
- a CDS encoding FAD-dependent oxidoreductase, with protein MRFPTLFSPLLLNGMMTKNRIVATPTGEIFEDKALGGAGIVIAGHAIVEPGHSSYSSADEPDAFFKYEVEDTRRRVLKIHQAGARASIEIFHAGEFARAHGFVRGPVSKTRDDGLEIRGMTEADMEHVLELYKTCVRNAKDVGFDMVFLHFGHGWLPAQFLSPRNNKRTDEYGGSLENRARFPLRILAAVREAVGPDFPVDMRISAHEWVADSIAFEDVVAFLKMAEPYLDTVQISAGLDIGIEGNVHMATTNFEEHMPNAHWAAEVKRTLSIPVGVVGAIMSPEEAEGLLASGAVDLVALGRPLIADPNWPRKAQEGREDEIVPCIRCLQCYHIASDRRNVGCSVNPRYTNESFVPKTLTIAPRPRRMVVVGGGPGGITAALAASERGHEVTLIDRNEELGGLMRYISREHYKRDIKSYHEYLLGRVAKSRIDVQLGVEATPESVAAMGPDILVLALGAKPVIPRIPGVDLPHVFDGNQAIERESEIGDRVVVLGSGSVGAEIGLELASLHGKDVTIVDRGTTFARRNNKLYREGLRQKLVAADTLEMVWESTCEEITPEHVAIRGKDGEIRLVPADHVILSAGMRPLTREAQAYFGITPEIAMIGDCVRPRIIMDAVFEGHTYAMNV; from the coding sequence ATGCGTTTCCCCACACTGTTCAGCCCGTTGCTGCTCAACGGGATGATGACGAAGAACCGGATCGTCGCGACGCCGACGGGCGAGATCTTCGAGGACAAGGCCCTCGGCGGCGCCGGCATCGTGATCGCCGGACACGCCATCGTCGAGCCCGGGCACTCGAGCTACTCGAGTGCCGACGAGCCCGACGCGTTCTTCAAGTACGAGGTCGAGGACACCCGTCGCCGGGTGCTGAAGATCCACCAGGCGGGGGCGCGCGCCTCCATCGAGATCTTCCATGCCGGCGAGTTCGCCCGCGCCCACGGCTTCGTCCGCGGCCCCGTGTCGAAGACGCGCGACGACGGACTCGAGATCCGCGGCATGACCGAAGCGGACATGGAGCACGTCCTCGAGCTCTACAAGACCTGCGTCCGCAACGCCAAAGATGTCGGCTTCGACATGGTGTTCCTGCACTTCGGGCACGGCTGGCTGCCCGCCCAGTTCCTGTCGCCCCGCAACAACAAGCGCACCGACGAGTACGGCGGATCGCTCGAGAACCGCGCGCGCTTCCCGCTGCGCATCCTCGCCGCTGTGCGTGAGGCGGTCGGCCCGGACTTCCCGGTCGACATGCGCATCAGCGCCCACGAATGGGTGGCGGACTCGATCGCGTTCGAGGACGTCGTCGCCTTCCTGAAGATGGCCGAGCCCTACCTCGACACGGTGCAGATCTCGGCCGGCCTCGACATCGGCATCGAGGGCAACGTGCATATGGCGACCACGAACTTCGAAGAGCACATGCCGAACGCGCACTGGGCCGCCGAAGTGAAGCGCACCCTGTCCATCCCCGTCGGTGTGGTGGGCGCCATCATGTCGCCGGAGGAGGCGGAGGGCCTGCTCGCGAGCGGCGCCGTCGACCTCGTCGCCCTCGGTCGCCCGCTGATCGCCGACCCGAACTGGCCGCGGAAGGCGCAGGAGGGACGCGAGGACGAGATCGTCCCGTGCATCCGGTGCCTGCAGTGCTACCACATCGCGAGCGACCGCCGGAATGTGGGCTGCTCGGTGAACCCGCGCTACACCAACGAGTCGTTCGTGCCGAAGACGCTGACCATCGCGCCCCGACCGCGCCGCATGGTGGTCGTCGGTGGCGGACCCGGCGGTATCACCGCGGCCCTCGCCGCGTCCGAGCGGGGGCACGAGGTGACGCTCATCGACCGCAACGAGGAACTCGGCGGGCTGATGCGCTACATCTCTCGCGAGCACTACAAGCGCGACATCAAGAGCTACCACGAGTATCTTCTCGGCCGGGTCGCGAAGAGCCGCATCGACGTGCAGCTCGGCGTCGAGGCGACCCCCGAGTCGGTCGCCGCGATGGGCCCCGACATCCTCGTCCTCGCGCTCGGTGCGAAGCCCGTCATCCCGCGGATCCCCGGGGTCGACCTGCCGCACGTGTTCGACGGCAATCAGGCCATCGAACGCGAAAGCGAGATCGGCGACCGTGTCGTCGTGCTCGGCTCGGGCTCGGTCGGTGCTGAGATCGGGCTCGAGCTCGCGTCGCTGCACGGCAAGGACGTCACGATCGTCGACCGCGGCACCACCTTCGCCCGGCGCAACAACAAGCTCTACCGCGAAGGTCTGCGGCAGAAGCTCGTCGCCGCCGACACGCTCGAGATGGTGTGGGAGAGCACCTGCGAGGAGATCACGCCCGAGCACGTCGCCATCCGCGGCAAGGACGGCGAGATCAGGCTCGTCCCCGCCGACCATGTGATCCTGTCGGCGGGCATGCGGCCGCTGACGCGCGAGGCGCAGGCCTACTTCGGCATCACGCCCGAGATCGCGATGATCGGCGACTGCGTGCGCCCCCGCATCATCATGGACGCCGTCTTCGAGGGCCACACCTACGCGATGAACGTCTGA